CCTTTGATCGCTTTTGATGAAAATCCTGGCATCGTCCGTTCCACGATGAATGCGGAAATTCCATGGTGGCGCTTTTCTTTATTGGTATAAGCAAATACGATAAAATGGTCAGCATAATCACATAAGGAAATCCATGTTTTAGAGCCATTTAAAATGTAATCATCCCCATCTTTTACCGCAGTTGTTGCGATGGAAGCAACATCAGACCCTGCACCGGGCTCCGTTAATCCAAACGCAGCAATTTTTTCACCCTTTGCTTGAGGAACTAAATATTTTTGTTTTTGTGCTTCAGTACCAAATTGCAATAATGTTAAGCTGTTTAAACCTGTGTGAACTGAAACGGCTGTCCGGAATGCCGTATCTCCTCTTTCAAGTTCTTCACAAACAATTGCCAGTGAATTATAATCCATGCCACTGCCTCCGTACTGCTCCTGGATACATACTCCCATAAGATTTAACTCAGCTAAACGTTTTAATATATCAGCATTAAAATACCCTTTTTCATCCCATGCTTGGATGTTCGGCATAATTTCTTTATCGACGAAGCTTCTTACCATCTTCCTTAACATCACTTGCTCTTCTGTAAATTCAAAGTTCATCTTAACGTCCCCCTAAATAATATGATTTTGTTTGAAATACTCAATTTCTTTTATGTCATAACCTAAGTTTTGTAAAATTTCATTCGTATGTTCCCCTGCCATTGGCGGATAGCGTTTCATTGTTACTCCTGTCCTTGATAGTTTAATAGGTGAGCCGACAAGCTTGATCTCTCCTGCTTCTGGATGATCCATTTCCACGACCATTTCTCGTGCAGCAATTTGTTCATTGTAAAAAACTCGGTCCATTGCATTAATAGGTCCACACGGAATATTATGTTTGGAAAAAAGCTCAATCCAATCATCCATAGTGCGATGAGAGAGTCGATCTTCTAGAATTCCAGTTAATTTCAGACGATTTTCAACCCGTGCTGAATTCGTTCGAAATTTTTCATTTTCGGCAATTTCTCTAAGTTCTAGTAATTCACATAGGGTTGCAAACTGACGATCATTTCCGACAGCAATAATCATTTCGCCGTCCTTTGCACGGAATGTAGAATAGGGAACAATGTTTGGATGTTCGTTGCCAAGTTTTTTCGGAACTTTTCCGGAAATTAGATAGTTACTTGCTATATTGGCAAGCGATCCAACTGCGCAATCAAGCAGAGACATGTCAATTTTTTGACCCAAACCAGATTTCTCTCGTTCAAGTAATGCAGCTTGA
The DNA window shown above is from Bacillus sp. T3 and carries:
- a CDS encoding CaiB/BaiF CoA-transferase family protein; translated protein: MKGALSGIKILDLTRVLAGPYCTMILADLGADVIKVEGPGGSDETRGWGPPYKNNVSAYFLCANRNKRSLTINLKTEEGREIIRQLVKDADIVIHNFKTGTMEKWQLDYDHLQQINSNIVFCSITGFGETGPYRHLPGYDFIIQGMSGIMSITGTDESGPLKIGVAMVDILTGLYSAIAIQAALLEREKSGLGQKIDMSLLDCAVGSLANIASNYLISGKVPKKLGNEHPNIVPYSTFRAKDGEMIIAVGNDRQFATLCELLELREIAENEKFRTNSARVENRLKLTGILEDRLSHRTMDDWIELFSKHNIPCGPINAMDRVFYNEQIAAREMVVEMDHPEAGEIKLVGSPIKLSRTGVTMKRYPPMAGEHTNEILQNLGYDIKEIEYFKQNHII